The bacterium genome window below encodes:
- a CDS encoding DUF4143 domain-containing protein — MPTAGIPTVPPIEVQKVPALLDEVHQAISQQAGKRFILTGSSSRKLKRQGVDLLAGRAAVLTLHPFMGAELGARFDLLSALRWGMLPVVWGEEDRESALGAYLTAYLREEVQQEGLARNTGSFSRFLEAMSFSHGSLLNATEVARECQVSRSTVEGYLSILEDLLLGFRLPVFKRRATRQLTEHPKFYFFDCGVYRKLRPRGPLDRADEVSGAALEGLVAQHLRAWIAYSQNDSTLYYWRTKSGVEVDFVIYGPNGFTAIEVKSSSRVERRDVRSLRTFQEDYPEAQAILLYGGSQPLRVNDIPCLPCEDFLRNLRPGTELGK; from the coding sequence ATTCCCACTGCAGGCATACCGACCGTTCCGCCCATCGAGGTTCAGAAAGTTCCCGCCTTGCTCGACGAAGTGCACCAGGCCATTTCACAACAAGCGGGAAAGCGTTTTATCCTTACGGGGTCCAGTTCACGGAAATTGAAGCGCCAAGGGGTCGACCTATTGGCTGGCCGGGCCGCCGTCTTGACACTCCATCCATTCATGGGCGCGGAATTAGGCGCACGCTTTGACCTGCTCTCTGCCCTGCGCTGGGGGATGTTGCCTGTGGTTTGGGGCGAGGAGGACCGGGAATCCGCACTGGGCGCCTATCTGACGGCCTATTTGCGGGAGGAGGTCCAGCAGGAAGGGCTCGCCCGTAACACCGGCAGTTTCAGTCGTTTTTTGGAGGCCATGAGCTTTTCCCATGGCAGCCTCTTGAATGCCACCGAAGTCGCCCGAGAATGTCAGGTCAGTCGAAGTACGGTCGAAGGGTATTTATCCATATTGGAAGATCTCCTGCTCGGTTTTCGTCTGCCGGTTTTCAAACGACGGGCGACTCGGCAATTGACGGAGCACCCAAAGTTTTATTTCTTTGATTGTGGTGTTTACCGAAAGTTAAGACCGCGCGGACCCTTGGATCGTGCAGATGAAGTCTCCGGGGCGGCCTTGGAGGGTTTGGTGGCGCAACATTTAAGGGCTTGGATTGCCTATTCCCAGAATGACTCAACTTTATATTACTGGAGGACAAAATCCGGCGTTGAGGTGGATTTTGTAATTTACGGTCCGAACGGTTTCACGGCCATCGAGGTCAAATCCTCCTCACGGGTTGAACGGCGCGATGTGCGATCATTGCGTACTTTTCAGGAAGATTACCCCGAAGCCCAGGCCATTCTACTATATGGGGGATCTCAGCCTCTACGCGTGAATGACATTCCATGCCTCCCTTGTGAAGACTTCTTGCGTAACCTCAGGCCCGGAACCGAACTAGGGAAATAG
- a CDS encoding thrombospondin type 3 repeat-containing protein: MLKYRLLIVTIAGLCALEGAALGGEIVYKYDSLNRLTNSVYSQGVIATYKYDSAHNVREVKLIKDTDNDGLPDYWEMLYFGSLTATDGTSDFDGDGLSDYEEYLAGTDPTDPNSSMRFYGCGGGNNGPTEFTIVWSSSTNRNYTIEWTTSLMTNFVMLVTNIPGAPPQNQYVHETMESNAFYRVILQDGETTDEEVIP; encoded by the coding sequence ATGTTGAAATATAGGCTGCTTATCGTTACCATCGCCGGTCTCTGCGCGCTTGAGGGCGCCGCTCTCGGCGGAGAAATTGTCTACAAGTATGACAGTCTGAACCGGCTAACTAATTCCGTCTATTCTCAAGGCGTGATAGCAACCTATAAGTACGACTCCGCGCACAATGTCCGCGAAGTCAAACTCATCAAGGATACCGACAATGATGGGCTCCCGGATTATTGGGAGATGCTTTATTTCGGCTCGTTAACCGCGACCGACGGGACTTCTGATTTCGATGGTGACGGGTTAAGCGATTATGAAGAATATCTGGCTGGGACCGACCCTACCGACCCGAACTCCTCCATGCGTTTTTATGGATGTGGAGGTGGCAATAATGGCCCCACGGAGTTCACTATTGTTTGGTCAAGTTCCACCAACCGCAACTACACCATTGAATGGACCACGTCGTTGATGACCAACTTTGTGATGTTGGTGACGAATATACCGGGTGCCCCGCCCCAGAACCAATACGTTCATGAGACGATGGAATCCAATGCCTTTTACCGGGTCATCTTGCAGGACGGCGAAACGACTGATGAGGAGGTGATCCCGTGA